From a single Methanofollis sp. W23 genomic region:
- a CDS encoding LSM domain-containing protein — MVNSIVLPVKKVFSLVDSRIVVEIKDEGKKLQGRLVAVDEHMNLHMDETIEYNGDQRGRTLGTVVIRGNNILTISPLV; from the coding sequence ATGGTCAACAGTATCGTTCTGCCGGTCAAGAAGGTTTTTTCGCTTGTCGATTCCAGGATCGTCGTTGAGATCAAGGACGAAGGGAAGAAACTTCAGGGCAGGCTCGTCGCGGTCGACGAACACATGAACCTGCACATGGATGAGACGATCGAGTACAACGGCGACCAGCGGGGGCGCACCCTCGGCACGGTCGTCATCAGAGGGAACAACATCCTGACAATCTCACCTCTTGTCTGA
- a CDS encoding winged helix DNA-binding protein — MPSIEDEALKVIQSRSEGVLQSELWKLLNIDSRKCSRVVRRLADAGLIDRIEFREEGIKTYRLKARQQAADPSLLLAGDELIPCIGCELDCNVEQCPLLMDWMYELAIAEMSSE; from the coding sequence ATGCCGTCTATCGAAGATGAAGCACTGAAAGTTATCCAGTCCAGATCTGAAGGAGTGCTCCAGAGCGAACTCTGGAAACTTCTCAACATCGACAGCCGGAAGTGCTCAAGGGTCGTGCGCAGACTTGCCGACGCCGGTCTCATCGACCGCATCGAGTTCAGGGAAGAGGGGATCAAGACCTACCGTCTCAAGGCACGGCAACAGGCGGCCGACCCCTCGTTGCTCCTGGCAGGGGACGAACTGATCCCCTGCATCGGCTGCGAACTCGACTGCAATGTCGAGCAATGCCCCCTCCTCATGGACTGGATGTATGAACTTGCAATCGCTGAGATGAGCAGCGAGTAA
- a CDS encoding PQQ-binding-like beta-propeller repeat protein, producing MIGRVVVVVLLLSVSWGAGAQEMRGEMIWEETFGGEVLTASISPDGSHMAFGTKGNGALYFYDINGTRLWDHPTGCPVFGSAISENGAYVVQGAEKVRVFTREGAHDWQWDSGFFAYSVAVSPDGKYIVVGSDNKKVYLLERGVGEIWQNETVDDVRAVSISGDSEYIAAGAGNNVYLFARNGTLLWEHPTAKGISGVALSPDGRLVASGSQDYRVHLYDRASGDLLWEHKTGNRVHSVSVANNGTIAAGAEDRWISLFSEAGEELWREKMAAKVSSVSLSGDGASLAFSTGSGGNCGFLYALGVPVVEEPVPTAILETIGTTEIPEAETTEAPGGEQVAAAELEEIGEGIPLPALVAGGSALVAVGAALVLLGRRK from the coding sequence ATGATAGGAAGGGTAGTGGTCGTAGTGCTCCTGCTCTCGGTATCCTGGGGTGCGGGTGCACAGGAGATGCGGGGTGAGATGATATGGGAAGAGACATTCGGGGGGGAAGTCCTGACTGCGTCCATCTCTCCGGACGGATCGCATATGGCCTTCGGGACAAAAGGGAATGGGGCGCTCTATTTTTATGATATAAATGGGACGCGGCTCTGGGACCACCCGACCGGGTGTCCGGTCTTTGGTTCGGCGATCTCTGAGAACGGGGCATATGTGGTCCAGGGCGCAGAGAAGGTGCGGGTCTTTACCAGGGAGGGCGCTCACGACTGGCAGTGGGACTCTGGCTTTTTTGCGTATTCGGTTGCGGTCAGCCCGGACGGAAAGTACATCGTGGTCGGGAGTGACAACAAAAAGGTCTACCTGCTTGAGAGGGGCGTAGGAGAGATCTGGCAGAATGAGACGGTCGATGATGTACGTGCAGTCTCGATCTCAGGGGACAGTGAGTATATTGCCGCAGGGGCAGGGAACAATGTCTATCTTTTCGCCAGAAACGGCACCCTTCTCTGGGAACATCCGACTGCAAAGGGAATCTCCGGAGTTGCGCTCTCGCCTGACGGCAGACTGGTAGCCTCTGGCTCGCAGGACTATAGGGTTCACCTCTATGACCGGGCAAGCGGTGACCTTCTGTGGGAGCATAAGACCGGGAACAGGGTGCATAGCGTCTCGGTCGCAAACAACGGGACTATCGCCGCAGGGGCCGAAGACCGGTGGATCTCGCTCTTCTCAGAGGCAGGCGAGGAACTCTGGAGAGAGAAGATGGCGGCAAAAGTCAGCAGCGTCTCCCTATCAGGAGATGGGGCGTCACTTGCGTTTTCGACCGGCAGCGGCGGCAACTGTGGTTTCCTGTATGCCCTGGGAGTGCCGGTTGTCGAGGAACCAGTCCCCACCGCGATCCTTGAGACCATCGGCACGACTGAGATACCTGAGGCAGAGACGACAGAAGCACCGGGAGGAGAGCAGGTGGCAGCTGCAGAACTTGAAGAAATAGGAGAGGGCATCCCTCTCCCGGCACTTGTGGCCGGGGGAAGTGCCCTGGTTGCGGTCGGCGCGGCCCTGGTCTTGCTTGGGAGGAGGAAGTAA
- a CDS encoding DUF99 family protein, producing the protein MHLAKKGLRVLGVAESFRGREDSTLAGVVMRRDRIIDGFGFAEVTVGGMDATNAVISLFKAFEREDVNLIMLSGCVIAWYNIISPEEVWRETGVPVVVVTYEDSEGLKEEIGAHFPGDEERLEAYRRLGARTPRTHRTGYTVYLRAAGIDVQEAGALVEGFTLEGKVPEPLRTARLAARALMRHRYGRR; encoded by the coding sequence ATGCACCTGGCGAAGAAGGGGCTGCGGGTCCTTGGGGTCGCCGAGAGTTTCAGGGGGCGGGAGGACTCCACCCTGGCCGGGGTGGTGATGCGCCGGGACAGGATCATCGACGGCTTTGGGTTTGCGGAGGTGACGGTGGGGGGCATGGACGCCACCAATGCAGTTATTTCACTTTTTAAGGCCTTTGAAAGGGAAGATGTCAACCTGATCATGCTGAGCGGGTGCGTCATCGCCTGGTACAATATCATCAGTCCTGAAGAAGTCTGGAGGGAGACCGGGGTGCCGGTCGTCGTTGTTACCTACGAGGACTCCGAGGGGCTCAAAGAGGAGATAGGCGCGCATTTTCCCGGTGACGAAGAGCGCCTGGAGGCGTACCGCCGCCTTGGGGCGCGCACGCCCCGCACCCACCGCACTGGTTACACGGTATACCTGCGGGCGGCAGGGATCGACGTACAGGAGGCCGGGGCGCTGGTCGAGGGCTTCACCCTGGAGGGGAAGGTCCCTGAACCTCTCAGGACCGCCAGACTCGCCGCACGCGCCCTTATGCGTCATAGGTATGGGCGGAGATGA
- the aglJ gene encoding S-layer glycoprotein N-glycosyltransferase AglJ produces MEIERDQVCILIPTLNEAPTITELIHAFHSLGYSHIMVMDGNSTDGTRDLARKAGAEVHVQTGKGKGNAIIEAADLIDLPYALMLDGDGTYLPEDAEKMLAPLFKGYVHVIGDRLAYPETGAFTRLNLFGNKVINFFFKIAHGRDYHDILSGYRAFTLSSLREMNLKEAGFEIETEMAVQSVKCDQRVAVIPTRYLPRPGTPTKLNPLQDGFRIVSAIYRLAKVNNPLFYFGLIGIGIATVGGVLALYVLYEWLNGIEHLPLTVLTVLLIVVGFEIFMFGVISDMILSFHREMMREIQRLQPPKKPE; encoded by the coding sequence ATGGAGATTGAGAGAGACCAGGTGTGCATCCTGATTCCAACCCTGAACGAGGCTCCCACCATCACCGAACTGATCCATGCCTTCCATTCCCTGGGCTACTCCCATATTATGGTCATGGACGGCAACAGCACCGACGGCACCCGGGACCTGGCCAGAAAGGCTGGTGCTGAGGTCCATGTCCAGACCGGAAAGGGCAAGGGCAACGCGATCATCGAGGCCGCCGATCTCATCGATCTCCCCTATGCCTTGATGCTTGACGGTGACGGGACCTACCTGCCAGAAGACGCGGAAAAAATGCTGGCCCCGCTCTTCAAGGGTTATGTCCACGTGATCGGGGACCGCCTGGCCTACCCCGAGACAGGCGCCTTCACCCGCCTCAACCTCTTTGGCAACAAGGTCATCAACTTCTTCTTCAAGATCGCCCATGGCCGCGACTACCATGACATCCTCTCAGGCTACCGGGCCTTCACCCTCTCCTCGTTACGGGAGATGAACCTCAAGGAGGCGGGCTTTGAGATCGAGACCGAGATGGCCGTCCAGTCAGTCAAGTGCGACCAGCGGGTCGCAGTCATACCGACCAGATATCTCCCGCGCCCTGGCACGCCCACCAAACTCAACCCCCTCCAAGACGGTTTCAGGATCGTCTCGGCCATCTACCGGCTTGCAAAAGTGAACAACCCGCTCTTCTACTTCGGACTGATCGGGATCGGCATCGCAACGGTCGGCGGGGTTCTCGCCCTGTACGTCCTTTATGAATGGCTCAATGGTATCGAGCACCTGCCGCTGACCGTCCTCACCGTCCTCCTCATCGTGGTCGGGTTTGAGATCTTTATGTTCGGGGTGATCAGCGACATGATCCTCTCCTTCCACCGCGAGATGATGAGGGAGATTCAGCGCCTGCAGCCGCCGAAGAAACCCGAGTAG